In Nocardia asteroides, a single genomic region encodes these proteins:
- the ssd gene encoding septum site-determining protein Ssd, which produces MDTENGGGAPALALVAESALRAEVRRVAAAAQRPLTELTPPVGRHAWSAAPLVVLDTAAATGCAEAGHPRRVGVVLVTAGEPELPDWRAAAAVGAERVVALPGAAVELVQKFAEHAEPRAGDGVVVALAGAVGGAGASTLAAATALRAAARQFRGHTVLVDGAPLGGGLDLLLGIETAAGPRWADLAIEDGRVAASALHSALPSAAPGLAVLSCARPAAGKLPAPIGAAASHAVVEAGRAAGDLVICDISGERGPHAEQMLDAADLVVLVVPARLRALAAAGAVATTIRRRNPNQGLVIRGPAPGNLRGAEIAGALDLPLLAAIRAEPGLAGRLERGGLGLGRRTPLTGAADAILAVLGERSGR; this is translated from the coding sequence ATGGATACCGAGAACGGTGGCGGCGCCCCCGCCCTTGCGCTGGTGGCCGAGAGCGCCCTGCGCGCCGAGGTGCGCCGGGTCGCGGCAGCCGCCCAGCGGCCGCTCACCGAGCTGACGCCGCCGGTCGGCAGACATGCCTGGAGCGCGGCCCCGCTGGTCGTGCTCGACACCGCCGCGGCCACCGGCTGCGCGGAGGCCGGGCACCCGCGACGGGTCGGCGTCGTCCTGGTCACCGCGGGGGAACCGGAGCTGCCGGATTGGCGGGCCGCCGCGGCCGTCGGGGCCGAGCGGGTGGTCGCGCTGCCCGGTGCGGCCGTCGAGCTGGTGCAGAAGTTTGCTGAACACGCGGAGCCGCGCGCGGGCGACGGCGTCGTCGTCGCGCTCGCCGGCGCGGTCGGCGGGGCCGGCGCCTCCACCCTCGCCGCCGCCACCGCCCTGCGCGCCGCCGCGCGGCAGTTCCGCGGGCACACCGTGCTGGTCGACGGCGCACCGCTCGGCGGCGGCCTCGACCTGCTGCTCGGTATCGAAACCGCGGCCGGGCCGCGCTGGGCCGACCTCGCCATCGAAGACGGGCGGGTCGCCGCGAGCGCGCTGCACAGCGCCCTGCCCAGCGCCGCGCCCGGCCTCGCCGTGCTCTCCTGCGCCCGGCCCGCTGCCGGGAAGTTGCCCGCCCCGATCGGCGCCGCCGCGAGCCACGCCGTCGTCGAAGCAGGCCGCGCCGCAGGAGATCTCGTGATCTGTGACATATCAGGCGAGCGGGGGCCGCATGCCGAGCAGATGCTGGACGCCGCCGATCTCGTCGTCCTCGTGGTTCCCGCGCGGTTGCGGGCGCTCGCGGCGGCGGGCGCCGTCGCCACCACCATCCGCCGCCGGAACCCGAACCAGGGATTGGTGATCCGCGGCCCCGCACCCGGCAACCTGCGCGGCGCCGAGATCGCCGGTGCCCTCGACCTCCCGCTGCTCGCCGCCATCCGCGCCGAACCGGGGCTCGCCGGGCGGCTGGAGCGCGGCGGCCTCGGCCTCGGCCGCCGCACCCCGCTCACCGGGGCCGCCGACGCCATCCTCGCCGTACTCGGTGAGCGGAGCGGCCGGTGA